The following proteins are encoded in a genomic region of Leptospira wolbachii serovar Codice str. CDC:
- a CDS encoding OmpA family protein, whose protein sequence is MFYLNLNKGLRLLLLTYTVQYCLFTQGLVAQEGVVFENPYKKTENASDDKSFTLYFSKQSSKISKSDLVRLQTAADFLNQNRNYEVYIQAHANEGKTTTDDLTMSEKRSLEVERFFLIHFVEPNQIRRLFYGNSKSPNKTKEHQALNRRVEIKIQQIP, encoded by the coding sequence ATGTTCTACCTCAATTTAAACAAAGGCCTCCGTTTGCTTTTGTTAACTTACACCGTTCAATATTGTTTATTTACACAAGGTTTGGTAGCGCAAGAAGGTGTGGTTTTTGAAAATCCATACAAAAAAACAGAAAATGCTTCTGATGACAAATCCTTCACTTTATACTTTTCAAAACAATCATCAAAAATATCGAAATCTGATTTGGTCCGATTACAAACCGCAGCAGATTTTCTGAACCAAAACAGAAATTACGAAGTGTATATCCAAGCCCATGCTAACGAAGGGAAAACTACAACGGATGATTTGACAATGAGTGAAAAAAGGTCTTTGGAGGTAGAACGTTTTTTTTTGATTCACTTTGTAGAACCAAATCAAATCAGACGACTCTTTTACGGGAACTCCAAATCACCAAACAAAACAAAAGAACACCAAGCACTCAACAGGCGAGTTGAAATCAAAATACAACAAATTCCTTAA